The following are encoded in a window of Bacillota bacterium genomic DNA:
- a CDS encoding (d)CMP kinase: MSNKAKARTKGPVIAIDGPAGAGKSTVAKAIAAMFGLRYVSTGHFYRAVALKALRLGVDLTSAESLTALAESTGISVSQNERGDLRTLLDGEDVTDSLVSPEVEACVSEVAKVPGVRLALLEQQRSLLREGGVVMDGRDIGTVVAPDADLKIFLVATHEERVRRRLAQARERGHEVCDGAVADGVAHRDRIDSEREVAPLRPAPDAVVIDTTGKAPEETIAEVARLVAWATGDRSLSPVSSRVKGERACYT; this comes from the coding sequence ATGTCGAATAAGGCAAAAGCTAGAACTAAGGGTCCCGTGATTGCCATTGACGGCCCGGCAGGCGCCGGAAAGAGCACCGTTGCGAAAGCGATCGCCGCAATGTTCGGGCTCCGTTACGTTAGTACGGGCCATTTTTACAGGGCGGTCGCACTCAAGGCCTTGCGCCTTGGTGTGGACTTGACGTCTGCGGAATCATTAACGGCGCTTGCAGAGTCTACGGGAATCAGCGTATCCCAGAACGAGCGTGGCGATCTGCGCACCCTCCTTGACGGCGAAGATGTCACGGACAGCCTTGTGTCACCCGAGGTCGAGGCCTGTGTGTCAGAGGTGGCCAAGGTGCCCGGGGTCAGGCTCGCCCTTCTCGAGCAGCAACGTTCGCTCCTGAGGGAGGGCGGGGTTGTGATGGATGGACGCGACATCGGGACGGTAGTTGCGCCCGATGCCGATCTGAAGATATTCCTTGTTGCTACGCACGAGGAAAGGGTACGAAGGCGTCTCGCCCAGGCGAGGGAGCGAGGACACGAGGTATGTGACGGCGCGGTGGCCGACGGGGTGGCCCACCGCGACCGGATCGACAGTGAAAGGGAGGTCGCGCCGCTACGGCCTGCTCCGGACGCGGTCGTCATCGACACGACTGGCAAGGCTCCAGAGGAGACCATAGCCGAGGTGGCTCGACTTGTGGCGTGGGCGACGGGCGACCGATCGCTTTCTCCTGTGTCGTCGCGCGTCAAGGGGGAGCGAGCTTGTTATACGTGA
- a CDS encoding NAD(P)/FAD-dependent oxidoreductase, producing MAAIMAATCGARVILLERNPELGRKLLLTGGGRCNFTHDTDVEGLVAGMPGNGRFLYSAFAAFDSMRLRRFLAELGVGSRVEDDGRVFPFSGVGRDVLGALVNCARKKGVEMRCLWRAERILVRDGRVRGVIAGRVPMSPGLVSCDAAIIATGGITYPMTGSTGDGLRMAAELGHTIVEPRPSLVPLETQEPWVTNLAGLTLHGAAVASFVEGRKTRTGFGEVLFTHFGVSGPVILDLSRDIAIALGHGDGPVRLVIDLKPELSHEEVDRELQEAFGRHPQRRLANALLEVLPARLISVLVREAGIPETRLASQVTREERRALGTTIKGLSLTVRATRPVEEGMVTAGGVAVNEIDPSTMASRLVPGVYFAGEVIDVDGATGGFNLQAAFSTGYVAGRSAAAGEGAEGNVR from the coding sequence ATGGCCGCTATCATGGCGGCCACCTGCGGGGCCCGGGTCATCCTGCTCGAGCGCAACCCCGAGCTCGGGCGAAAGCTGCTCTTGACCGGAGGAGGCCGTTGCAATTTCACGCATGATACTGATGTGGAGGGGCTCGTCGCTGGCATGCCGGGGAACGGCAGGTTCTTGTACTCCGCGTTTGCAGCCTTTGACTCCATGAGGTTGAGACGGTTTCTGGCGGAGCTGGGCGTGGGGAGCAGGGTCGAGGACGATGGGCGGGTCTTCCCATTCTCCGGGGTCGGCAGGGACGTCCTTGGGGCACTCGTAAACTGCGCTCGCAAGAAGGGCGTTGAGATGAGGTGCCTTTGGAGGGCCGAGCGGATCCTCGTGAGAGACGGCAGGGTGCGCGGCGTGATTGCCGGCAGAGTGCCGATGAGCCCTGGGCTCGTGTCGTGCGACGCGGCGATTATCGCGACCGGGGGCATAACGTACCCGATGACGGGGTCCACGGGTGACGGCTTACGGATGGCGGCGGAGCTGGGCCACACGATAGTGGAGCCGAGACCGTCCCTTGTGCCGCTCGAAACCCAGGAGCCGTGGGTCACAAACCTCGCGGGGCTCACCCTCCACGGCGCGGCTGTGGCGTCCTTTGTAGAAGGCCGGAAAACTCGGACGGGGTTCGGAGAGGTGCTCTTCACCCATTTCGGCGTATCGGGGCCAGTGATCCTCGACCTCTCACGCGATATCGCCATTGCTCTTGGTCACGGGGACGGTCCCGTGAGGCTGGTGATCGATCTCAAGCCTGAGCTTTCCCACGAAGAGGTCGACCGGGAGCTTCAGGAGGCGTTCGGTCGGCACCCTCAGCGGCGGCTGGCCAACGCGCTCCTCGAGGTGCTGCCGGCGAGGCTCATATCCGTCCTCGTTCGCGAGGCGGGCATACCTGAGACGAGGCTAGCTTCTCAGGTGACGCGCGAGGAGAGGCGCGCGTTGGGGACGACCATTAAGGGTCTCTCTCTGACCGTCAGGGCGACGAGACCGGTTGAAGAAGGAATGGTCACCGCGGGTGGGGTGGCTGTAAACGAGATCGACCCGTCCACCATGGCGTCCAGGCTCGTGCCGGGGGTATACTTCGCCGGGGAGGTCATCGATGTGGACGGCGCTACTGGCGGGTTCAATCTTCAAGCCGCGTTCTCCACGGGTTACGTGGCCGGTCGTTCAGCGGCTGCCGGAGAGGGGGCGGAAGGGAATGTGCGTTAG
- a CDS encoding rRNA pseudouridine synthase, whose amino-acid sequence MERLQKILADAGVASRRRSADIIRQGRVEVDGVVVRGPGARVDPARAEIRVDGKRIVTDETKVYLLLNKPAGYLCTARDPQGRPTVLDLVPHHGHRLFPVGRLDLDTEGLLLLTNDGEAAFALTHPRFEVPKTYVATVQGVPDEGALAALRRGVRLGDVVTAPARVRVLRRKSGSAVLEVEIHEGKKREVRNMLAAVGHPVVHLIRTRLGMLSLGNLRRGAWRHLTPEEVRWVRGVATTSAGRPGTKPEPSGGEGGGPQATGPADA is encoded by the coding sequence ATGGAGAGGCTTCAGAAGATCCTCGCGGATGCGGGGGTTGCTTCCAGAAGGCGTAGCGCAGACATCATCAGACAGGGCAGGGTCGAGGTCGACGGGGTGGTCGTCCGAGGGCCGGGCGCAAGGGTGGATCCGGCGCGCGCGGAGATCAGAGTCGACGGAAAACGCATCGTCACGGATGAGACGAAGGTGTACTTGCTCCTGAACAAACCCGCAGGTTATCTTTGCACGGCTCGGGACCCACAGGGGCGCCCGACCGTGCTAGATCTTGTCCCACACCACGGCCACAGGCTTTTTCCCGTGGGGAGGCTTGATCTTGATACCGAAGGCCTCCTTCTCCTCACAAACGACGGCGAGGCCGCTTTCGCGCTTACACACCCCAGGTTCGAGGTACCGAAGACATACGTGGCGACGGTGCAAGGAGTGCCCGATGAGGGCGCGCTTGCCGCGCTCAGGCGCGGCGTGAGGCTGGGCGACGTTGTCACGGCACCGGCGCGCGTGAGGGTTCTCCGGCGCAAGTCCGGGTCAGCCGTGCTGGAGGTGGAGATCCACGAGGGCAAGAAGCGCGAGGTACGGAACATGCTGGCTGCCGTGGGCCATCCGGTGGTGCACCTGATAAGGACACGCCTCGGCATGCTCTCTCTGGGTAATCTACGGCGGGGAGCATGGAGGCATCTGACGCCCGAGGAAGTCCGGTGGGTGCGAGGGGTCGCGACTACGAGCGCAGGTCGCCCGGGGACGAAGCCGGAGCCGAGCGGCGGCGAGGGCGGGGGGCCGCAGGCGACGGGACCGGCGGATGCGTAA
- a CDS encoding TrkA family potassium uptake protein: MNMRQFAVIGLGNFGISVARALSKMGHEVLAIDTDPDKVQHLAADVTHAVQADATDEEALRALGIRNVDVAVVTVGQDIRSSILACMILKELGVGYVVAKATDELHGKLLEKLGVDRVVYPERDMGIRLANSLGCSNILEYIELSPDYGVAEIVATEEFSGKTLRELNLRARYGANVVAIRRDDAVKVSPGADDVVREGDVLVILGSVESLERLKRMR, from the coding sequence ATGAATATGCGCCAGTTTGCCGTGATAGGCCTCGGGAATTTCGGTATCAGCGTGGCTCGAGCTCTCAGCAAGATGGGTCATGAGGTCCTCGCCATCGACACAGACCCCGACAAGGTGCAACATCTTGCCGCGGACGTGACTCACGCGGTGCAAGCCGACGCCACCGACGAGGAGGCGCTCCGGGCGCTCGGGATCCGCAACGTCGACGTGGCGGTCGTCACTGTCGGTCAAGACATCAGGTCGAGCATTTTGGCGTGCATGATCCTGAAAGAACTCGGAGTTGGATACGTGGTCGCCAAGGCCACGGATGAGCTTCATGGCAAACTCCTTGAGAAGCTGGGCGTGGACAGGGTCGTATACCCTGAGCGAGACATGGGCATCAGGTTGGCCAACAGCCTCGGGTGCTCCAACATCCTTGAGTACATCGAGTTGTCCCCTGACTATGGAGTGGCGGAGATCGTAGCGACTGAGGAGTTCAGCGGCAAGACGTTGCGCGAACTGAACTTACGCGCCCGGTACGGAGCCAATGTCGTCGCTATCCGCAGGGACGACGCGGTGAAAGTCTCACCAGGCGCTGACGATGTAGTTCGTGAGGGTGACGTCCTCGTGATCCTCGGTTCGGTCGAAAGCCTGGAGAGGCTGAAACGGATGAGATAG
- the ytfJ gene encoding sporulation protein YtfJ has translation MPDHPIEALMKTTMDSIKEMVDVNTILGDPVETPDGTVILPVSRVTFGFAAGGSEFQPGAGEGAGGPQQNPANGAAAGLPFGGGAGAGITVQPVAFLVVGQGQIRALPVDGGAIIDRLIDVVPSLLGQMSGRKRQNPTVPDAQTERPNVQGAAQ, from the coding sequence ATGCCCGACCACCCGATAGAAGCGCTCATGAAGACCACCATGGACAGCATCAAAGAGATGGTGGACGTCAACACGATTCTGGGAGACCCCGTGGAAACCCCCGACGGGACCGTTATTCTCCCGGTGTCGCGCGTGACGTTCGGGTTCGCTGCTGGCGGCAGTGAGTTCCAGCCAGGCGCAGGCGAGGGGGCCGGAGGGCCCCAGCAGAACCCGGCAAACGGCGCCGCCGCGGGTTTGCCTTTCGGTGGAGGCGCCGGAGCTGGAATAACTGTACAGCCTGTGGCCTTCCTTGTAGTGGGGCAGGGGCAGATCCGCGCGCTGCCCGTTGACGGAGGGGCCATCATCGACAGGCTCATAGATGTGGTGCCTTCCCTTCTCGGACAGATGTCCGGCAGAAAGCGCCAGAATCCCACCGTGCCAGACGCACAAACAGAGAGACCAAACGTTCAAGGCGCCGCTCAGTGA
- a CDS encoding DUF2953 domain-containing protein: MRWLLIGVACVLGVAALSLLLVMLPLRVSAHFVRTRGRNVIRVRVGLLWGLVWIPVYTRSSRPEHENGDSDAVTARDGVSRLAEWVSRVKTLLRSIGESGEGEGTPRERRRAGPAAWLRRARASPGNDESRGARRWHEVRRRVARFFYRAIRAEGLDVQELRIRLELGSGEAATSAIGVGLAYALINTALAAFPVPLRFPRGRPAISVVPRYDRAAFDASIRCILALTPGYIILRGIQTTRRRRRRSCPTTR, from the coding sequence TTGCGTTGGCTCCTCATAGGCGTAGCTTGCGTCCTGGGCGTCGCGGCGCTCTCTCTCCTTCTTGTAATGCTGCCGCTCAGAGTGTCAGCGCACTTTGTGAGGACGCGCGGGCGTAACGTCATCCGCGTGCGCGTGGGCCTTCTCTGGGGCCTCGTGTGGATTCCGGTTTACACCAGGTCCTCGCGACCAGAGCATGAGAACGGCGACAGCGACGCGGTGACGGCCCGAGATGGTGTGTCGCGTCTCGCGGAATGGGTATCCCGCGTCAAGACGCTGTTGCGCTCGATCGGGGAATCGGGCGAGGGGGAAGGCACTCCAAGAGAGAGGCGGAGGGCCGGACCGGCTGCCTGGTTGAGGCGGGCGCGAGCGAGCCCGGGCAACGACGAGTCGCGAGGGGCACGGCGCTGGCACGAGGTGCGGAGACGTGTGGCACGCTTTTTCTACAGGGCCATAAGGGCGGAGGGCCTTGACGTTCAAGAGCTCCGTATACGTCTCGAGCTCGGGTCGGGAGAAGCAGCGACAAGCGCCATCGGCGTGGGTCTCGCGTACGCCTTGATCAACACGGCCCTAGCTGCTTTTCCAGTGCCGCTTAGGTTCCCGCGCGGCAGGCCAGCTATTAGCGTCGTTCCCCGATACGACCGGGCGGCCTTCGATGCCTCCATACGCTGCATACTGGCTCTCACCCCAGGTTATATTATCCTGCGAGGCATCCAGACTACACGCAGGAGGCGACGGCGGTCATGCCCGACCACCCGATAG
- the scpB gene encoding SMC-Scp complex subunit ScpB, whose product MEYEEAKAVIEAMVFASPRPVTSQEMGAILGIDPRTVNAIVDDLRQEYDRNRRGMQIVFVAGGYQMATRPAHAAYIAKLNVGTRQALSRPALETVAMIAYKQPITKAELETIRGVRVDGVLTTLIERGLVRPVGRKKAPGRPVLYGTTPEFLRWFGLASLDDLPPIEGDAATLPGFSLRSESRRRSPRAGNGVSPATRGSARG is encoded by the coding sequence ATGGAGTATGAAGAGGCCAAGGCCGTCATCGAGGCCATGGTTTTTGCATCGCCGCGTCCGGTTACCTCGCAGGAGATGGGCGCGATCCTCGGCATAGATCCGCGCACGGTGAACGCCATAGTGGACGACCTCCGGCAGGAGTATGACCGGAACAGGCGGGGCATGCAAATAGTGTTCGTTGCCGGCGGCTACCAGATGGCCACCAGGCCTGCACACGCCGCATACATAGCCAAGTTGAACGTGGGCACCAGACAGGCGCTCTCCAGGCCTGCGCTGGAGACCGTGGCCATGATAGCTTACAAACAGCCCATCACCAAAGCCGAGCTGGAGACGATCCGCGGGGTCCGCGTGGACGGCGTGCTCACAACCTTAATCGAGCGCGGGCTGGTGCGGCCGGTGGGCCGCAAGAAGGCACCCGGGCGGCCAGTGCTTTACGGGACCACCCCCGAGTTCCTCCGCTGGTTCGGCTTGGCATCCCTCGATGATCTCCCGCCTATAGAAGGAGACGCGGCGACTCTGCCTGGATTCAGCCTTCGCTCTGAGTCGCGGCGGCGATCTCCGCGCGCAGGCAACGGTGTGTCCCCGGCAACCCGCGGCTCAGCCCGTGGATGA